A region of the Panulirus ornatus isolate Po-2019 chromosome 65, ASM3632096v1, whole genome shotgun sequence genome:
CCCTTTTCAAACCTTTCAGGAGCTTTGAGATGATACAATTAGCATCATCATTTCTCTTAGAGCTTTTGGAGATCAGAGTAGACGAGTATCAAAATACTCGTATAAGGAGGGACGTATAAGGGAGTCAGCAATGCCTTACGTTAGGTTCGGAACCGATCAACACCTCCTAGCACCACGGGTCATGCGATGCTCGCTGGGCAGGCTGCCTAGCGAGCATCATATGATGTGTTTATTGTTATACAATAAGTATATACCGTACGTTGCACGATTTTTTAAGATGCACTTATGACCtaagatagggtggcagatatatatatatatatatatatatatatatatatatatatatatatatatatatatatatatatatatatataatgtatatatacatatatatgtatatatatatatatatatatatatatatatatatatatatatatatatatatattattatatttttactatactttgtcgctgtctcccgcgtttacgaggtagcgcaaggaaacagacgaaaatggcccaaacccccccatacacatgtatatacatacgtccacacacgcaaatatacatacctacacagctttccatggtttaccccagacgcttcacatgccttgattcaatccactgacagcacgtcaaccccggtataccacatcgctccaatttactctattccttgccctcctttcaccctcctgcatgttcaggccccgatcacacaaaatcttcttcactccatctttccacctccagtttggtctccctcttctcctcgttccctccacctccgacacatatatcctcttggtcaatctttcctcactcattctctccatgtgcccaaaccacttcaaaacaccctcttctgctctctcaaccacgctcattttatttccacacatctctcttacccttacgttactcactcgatcaaaccacctcacaccacacattgtcctcaaacatctcatttccagcacatccatcctcctgcgcacaactctatccatagcccacgcctcgcaaccatacaacattgttggaaccactattccttcaaacatacccatatatatatatatatatatatatatatatatatatatatatatatatatatatatatatatatatatatgtatatatatatatatatccttttagaaagttaaaatacaaggagaggagggtttctggcctcccgctcccgtccccttcagtcgccttctacgacacgtctgtttccttgcgctacctcgctaacgcgggagacggcgacaaagcaaataaataaatgaaatagaatatacatatattctcccATAAGTCGATAACTTTGCACAATACAGTATTTCGTTTTTGAAGTATAACGATTGATTAACGAATAGCGCATTTGCGTAAGTTGAGGATACATCGGATTTTCTCGGTAACGATCGATACAGCGTAAAGCGATAActgggtggtggttggggctgTTGAAGATACCGAGGTTGATATCGTTCGCGCGGTTCTTACAGAGAGTGCGTGTACAGGACGAGGTGGCTCTGTggagggaggctgaggtgaaacatgagagagagagagagagagagagagagagagagagagagagagagagagagcagatgtgaTCCCGGTAGTAGAGAACATCAACTGTAGATCTTGTATGACGTATGTCATGTCTATaaccaggagagaaaaaaaagcgtcGAGATtagaaaagacgttttggaatgTGAAAATTGTGGAAGAATGGAAGGGTTTGATACTGTAGAGGCCAGGGACTGCGGACAACCATCGGAAGGATCAGATTAATTCTTGTCATGCACATGggactgtgtttgtgtctgttatcAGCGGGGGGAGAAGCTTtggacagacgagcaagcacaggcgcaaggtGGGAGTCGCACTCAGTCAtggtcaagggagggagggagggaggaggaggaggaggaggaggaggaggaggtggttgttggaTTGGGATGTAAGTAATTCACCtaatctttatttatctattgacTTGGctatttactattttttttctttttctttttgacattGAGACAGTGTCACTGTCGACTTACCCACGCCACAGGTGAAGGAGCGAGCCCGTGTGATGGCCGAGCAGAGTAACAAAGATACAGTGGTGTGCCTCGGAAGATCCCTGAGTCGAACCCTCCAAGACGTGTCGGACGTACAGGAAGCGGCTCATCTCCTCCAAGAGACTGGCAGGGTGAACCGCCTGGCCCACGCTGCCCAAGACCTCGCCTCCATCACCTCCGTCTTCGAGGCCTCCAAGGCCGTGAACCAGAGGGTGGCCACTCTGAGCGCCGGCCAAGGAGGAGCTGGCGGGGACGTGGCCAGCATCTACATCGAGAGGACCTTGACGTCCAGGCCGAacattttggctctgagcgaCAGTGGCGGCTTGGCTCCCGTCACCGTGGAGGAGAAGGGGATCCACATCTTCAGTCTGCGGCCCACGTCCACCGCCTACAGTGTTGCCATTAAGGTAAGGGTCATGGCCCAAGGCGGGTGGGGGTGTCCCCGAGCTTCATAGGTTCATGTCATACGCAGCTTTGAACATTTTCTTGGCATTTAGACGTACACGGTAGTAAATTGTGTGTCCGCCTGGGTCCGGACTTTGGAACGAGGCATACTCTTTCCCCTTTTAAGTGGCTCACGTTCATTCAGTTTTGTAATCGATTCTTTATATAAGTTTTATCAAGTAAGGCGTAAGTAAACACGCAGTATGTATACCGCTCGCGAGAGCCACTTGTGTAAATccggaaaagaaaatgtttgtgaTTTCTTTCAttgtcggctctctctctctctctctctctctctctctctctctctctctctctctctctctctctctcacaaccgcATCCTCTTCCCTctgctttcctcctccctcccccagttgaACGTCCTGATGTCGTGTGTGCGTAAGGACCAGCCTCTGGCGTTCTTGGACATCAAGGCTGGGGAGAGACGCCTGGGTCGCCTGTACATCACGCTGGAGGGAACCATGAGGAGGGCGCAGCAGTTCATGGCGTTGTGTCTCGGAAGCCTTGGCCCCACGTACCGCGGTACCAGGTACGTGACTCACATTATGTGGTATCGGGTACGTGACTCACATTATGTGGTATCGGGTACGTGACTCACATTATGTGGTACCAGGTACGTGACTCACATTATGTGATATCGGGTACGTGACTCACATTATGTGGTATCGGGTACGTGACTCACATTATGTGATATCGGGTACGTGACTCACATTATGTGGTATCGGGTACGTGACTCACATTATGTGGTATCGGGTACGTGACTCACATTATGTGGTATCGGGTACGTGACTCACATTATGTGGTATCGGGTACGTGACTCACATTATGTGGTACCGGGTACGTGACTCACATTATGTGGTATCGGGTATGTGACTCACATTATGTGGTATCGGTTACGTGACTCACATTATGTGGTACCGGGTACGTGACTCACATTATGTGGTATCGGGTATGTGACTCACATTATGTGGTACCGGGTACGTCACTCACATTATGTGGTATAACATAGTTTTCAAGTCGGTCGAGAGACTGTGGCAGGTACTCGCACAAGGTATACGAATCCCTGGCAAGTGTTGGGGGGAAATAGTGCTGTTTCAGGATGTGGTCAGTCccctggcctggatgtggaaaggccgctgtggtgtcggtgcattgcacatgacagctagagactctgagtgtgaacgaatgtggccttttttttatgtctgctcctggcgctgccgcgctggaggaggtggcggaggaggggggagcatgttatttcgtgtgtggcggggtggcgacgagaatggaagaaggcagctaTGCTTGATAGTGCTTTaatatcgctatatatatatatatatatatatatatatatatatatatatatatatatatatatatatatatatatatatacatataaaggccAGGAGCAACAAGGTAGTTCTTTAACCACTCGATTAGTTCTTTAATTATAGAAAATGGTGACTGGGCTCAAGACAGGGAAGCCATGACGAAGACATATAGATGATTTTAGTCTTATTTGTATGTAATGGAGGTTTGGTCTTCATTCATAGATGAATTATGCAGACTTGTCATCAGTGCTTATACGGTCATTACATAGATCGGTGCATCACAATGTATCAGTGAAGACAAAAGACAGTCTTAGTATCCTGGATCCGCTTCCGTTGCTGGAAGAGGACGACTTCCACAACATATTAAACAATACACGTTGAACATACGTAATGAACTCTAGTTAGGATGAGATTAacaatacacgtatatatatatatatatatatatatatatatatatatatatatatatatatatatatatatatatatatatatatatatatatatatatatatatatatatatatatatatatatatatatatatatatattcctatgagtccacggggaaaatgaaacacgataagttcccaagtgcactttcgtgtaataatcacatcatcaggggagagacaagagagaaatataacagtcaattgatgtacatcgaagagacgaagctaggacgcgtcctagcttcgtctcttcgatgtatgtatgtattaatgacaTTGATGGTGGGCTGCGTTGTAAAATGTCAAAATTCACTGACGGTACTAAGCTGTCACACAGATATACAATAGACATTGAAAGTTCACAGCTTTAAACTGAAATAAACAAACTATTGGACAGGGCCTTCGGGTGAGAAGGAAGCTGTAGGATCGAGAAAGTAGACAGTTAAACAGGTCATTTGTCAAAGCGAGAAAGGAAGTACTCTTTCTTGaacagggaagtattctttctcgaacagggaagtactctttctcgaacagggaagtactctttctcgaACAGGAATGTGGACATATTGTTCGACACCCACGTTAGTGGGAGGCTGCGCTACACAGATACGCTTACGAACAGACTTGAACTATGCTTTGTCTCAAGGCTACGTACGTGTAGCATTATATGCTAATGCTATGCATTATATCCTCAGTTAAGTATGCCATCTATCTGTATGTTTTTCGACTCATACCACActagtatgtgcgtgtgtgatccATTGCTCTGTTCCTGTGTGAATTTCTTTATCGTTGGACCTTGAGCCATTTTACCcatcacgatacgacccttgggtctgaaggcctgacctttgacctgacatttgAAGGTTAGGTCATGAGGTCAGGTCgttatacttaagggtcgtatcgtcgtgttcagtggaTTAAATacgaatttgaaagaaaaaaaaaatcccatataGATATAAGTACACTTAAAGCACCTGTAGTATAATCATTTATAAGTAATTTATAAACTCAATTAGGTTCACGTAATATAAATAGCCGTACCATTTAGCGCCTTTAAATCCCATTAAACTAGCggccttttttttctaatatgttGTAAGTTATTGTAAGTAATATTATGTACAGCATCAAACAATACCAACATGATACATTATAAGATTATTTTTGAAGTTTTTGTttctgtaaatgaaaaaaataaaatgaaatcagTGTATTATATAAACGTGTTACAATTATGTGTTTGGGAATTTTaagtatttatatttttcttaaatcCTCACTtatgctcgccatttcctgcgtaagcgaggtagcattcaGAACAGATAACAGAGCCTAAGAAGAGGTggtcaaacagaaaaaaaaaaaaaaatccatcctcacttggcttcttgctCCTTTCCTTCTTTTACAGGTTTGACGGCATGAGTGAGAGGGGTCTGCCAGGCGAGTTTGTGAGAGGAGGAGACTATCAAGGAAGAGCCGGGCTTGGAGGAGAAGCCGTCATGGATAACCTGGAGTGGGATGGCCAGTAAGTGTGTCATTACTCAGTTACTACAgtaagacggagggaggagggaggcatggagaagacggagggaggaggtaggtagggagaagacggagggaggagggaggtagggagaagacggagggaggagggaggtaggaaaaacatggagggaggagggaggtagggagaggacggagggaggagggaggtagggagaagacggagggaggagggaggtagggagaagacggagggaggagggaggtaggaaaaacatggagggaggagggaggtagggagaggacggagggaggagggaggtagggagaagacggagggaggagggaggtagggagaagacggagggaggtagggagaagatggagggaggagggaggtagggagaagatagagggaggagggaggtagggagaagatggagggaggagggaggtagggagaagacggagggaggtagggagtgaggggtTTATACACCCACTCGTGGAGGCCACCACGTCTCTCGTgcaacattctctactgtcattcaACTTCTTAAATCTGTTCATGCTGTTTGCATTTACCATGTCACTTTATCCCatcttttttagattttgaatttCAAATCTCGTTCTGTCCCTCCATCTGTCGAAGATTGAAGTGGTTCGAGTCTCTGGGAAGGTTTTGATCGTCAccctttactcctctctcttccatggcggaCAAGTTTATGGCCTCTTACCTTTCACAGTAGATCAGCTAGCTTCATTTTGATGCCATCTACGTTGCTCTCCTTAGGATTTTCCCCTGTTAGTCCTTAGTAATtccctgtgaccaaacttgagaagcaggtTTTAGGTTTTGAGGTTTTAGGTTTGGTCAAATACAatttaggatgtgaacagcttgatgAGTAATTTTCATTCATATACTTCAATGTAATTCTGGTATTTATCATTAGACACTTTATACCCATTCCGGTTCCTGTAGCTTTATTGTTTTACGTtagatgatattattattatggacacttcacttctcttttttttttttttccactttatcCCACCCTGAATGTTTTGGGATCCTCCGGTCGTCTAGCGTCACCCACGTACCAGACCATCTCTGGCAGTTTGTCCAGGTCTTGTGAGGTGATGCAGTTCTTCTTTGCTCTTTCTCGTCCTCGTGTCCTTGACATTATTCGCAGATTTATTCACGGAGGAGACCAATCCTTCTTGACGGGTCAGTCACATAGATGAAGATGGGCACAACTTCCCAAAATCAACCCTACTGTTCGCCAAACCTTGAGGCACGCCACTGTTGATCTCAACCCATTTTAGGAAGCTTCCCTTCACAGGCGTCCATTGTTCCCATTCCCATTATCTTCCACCCATGGAAGTAGTGTGTCCCATATTCCTACCTGGAGAGCCAACGTCTTGACCACCTTCCTATGTGGTgtagtgtcaaaagctttctgacACTCCAGGTACACGCAGACCTTATCTTTGGCCTGACAGAGACCTCAGGAGTCTCAGAGGTTCGTCACATACGAGGGCCTTTCTGTGGATCCAGGTTGTTTGTATTGTGTGGTTTCCCCTTTGCAAGTAGTAATCCAGTTGCTTTCTGTTACCTTCATTGATAGTGAATGTACCTCAGCGCAACCTCTTAAGTCTCCTTTCATATAAGTGGGTATGACACTTGCCTTCTCCCACTCCCCGTGACACTTTACCTtcttccagcgacatcttgagcaGCATTTTGTTCGTCACTCGTATCTGCAGAGATCTTCAATACTGATAAACTTTATGAGGACTCTGAGCTTTATATGGGTCAAAACGCTTTTGTATTCTGTTCATGTCTTTTCTAGATGATAATGCTTTCTCagatctcctctcccactccatcTCACTGGAGGTAGAGTTGCAGTGCCTCCCACTGTTAAAACACTTTTGAAGTCATCATTCAGTTCCTTCACGTTAAACGTAAACTTTAATATGGCATCAGACAAACCAAGAATTGAACTCGATGAATTAGAAACTGACGCCGTATCGAACTTTAATTCAAATTTGAACTTTGTTGTTTCAATGAGCATTTCAACTTTTGTCGTAAGTTctgaatttgatttttttttctgcaggtgGTCCAAGCCAAAGGCCGCTGGGCAGGTTTGCGGAGTGGGCGGCGAAGACCAGAAGAAATTTGGGGCTCTCTTCGCCATCTGCCTTCGGGACAACCCGGAGGACACGTTCCGATGTCCCTTCGGCAAGGTCTGCCAGGGGCTTGATGTACTCGAAGTCGCCTGTAGACACGAGCCCTTCAGTAAAGTCCACGTTGCTGATTGCGGCGTTCTCATCCCCCTCTAAAgagagcgggaaaagagagggaaggatgaagaggacTACTGGTATGTACAGTAGTTGAGATTGCCTTGAAATGAACAGAAAACGTATGAGAACTTTCAAGTAAAAGAAGGTGAGGAggctgtgttgttgtctgtggaG
Encoded here:
- the LOC139746626 gene encoding uncharacterized protein, whose amino-acid sequence is MAAPDPAVALPPVNQRAGSDAALCCGICMVAFDAGFRRPLILSRCGHTFCRLCIKDLATRASDIICPSCRCKYENTDPDSFPINFNIQCLAAACKVFPTLTPEMENNGNLCAEHEIRLAFWCNSCEAALCGECLYEAHPRPTHTICRIQEVVEQVKERARVMAEQSNKDTVVCLGRSLSRTLQDVSDVQEAAHLLQETGRVNRLAHAAQDLASITSVFEASKAVNQRVATLSAGQGGAGGDVASIYIERTLTSRPNILALSDSGGLAPVTVEEKGIHIFSLRPTSTAYSVAIKLNVLMSCVRKDQPLAFLDIKAGERRLGRLYITLEGTMRRAQQFMALCLGSLGPTYRGTRFDGMSERGLPGEFVRGGDYQGRAGLGGEAVMDNLEWDGQWSKPKAAGQVCGVGGEDQKKFGALFAICLRDNPEDTFRCPFGKVCQGLDVLEVACRHEPFSKVHVADCGVLIPL